CACCTATTGGAGTGTTGATAGAATACTTGCGAAAAAACAATATGGAGGACATTGCGAAATTAATCGGATCATATTACATGATTTAATATGTAGCTAACGAACAATCTTAAATTGTTAAAAAGGTTCCAACTTCGTACCACAACCCGCACACCCAAATAAAAAAGACTGGCAAACCCAGTCTTTTTTATTTGGGTGATTGTGTGTTTGCTAGCGAGAATCGAAAGCCGGAGCGAGCGTAGGCGAGCGAGGCGGGGTCGCGAGTCGAGCCAGCAGGCGAGAACCTGTGACCGATTCGCTACCCGCACACCAAAAAAGACCTCAGAAATATTCCGAGGTCCGAACTGACGATTTCGCTTTCGAGAGGTAGTCAGCCTACCAGGATAGGATCCAATCACTCGGCTGTAGTTTCTTCGTCGGCTGCAGCCAGCTGTTGTTTGACGGCATTATCCGCGCTCCGCTTGAGCTCGGCGAGCCATGCCTTCATCGTCGGAAATGCCTTTGGCATTTTGTAGACGGTGAGGACGTAACCGTCAGTCTGAAGGGCATAGACAACCCTTTCGGTTTTGGCCTCACCAATGCGCAAAAGCGTATCGACGACGTTCTCCTCTTTTTTAAAGGTGTCCTTGGTTTTTTTGAATAAAAAATTTGTATTTCCCAGCACCCGCGGTATAATGGGTGCAATATGAAAAAAATCACCATTTATAGCACTCCTACGTGCACTTATTGCAAGATGGCTAAGGAGCTTTTGACTGAAAAAGGTATTCCTTTCGAGTCAGTGGATGTGCAGGCAGACATCGCTAGGCGCAAGGAAATGATTGAAAAAAGCGGCCAGATGGGCGTGCCTGTGATCGATATTGACGGTGAAATCATGGTTGGTTTTGATAGAGACCAGCTCCTCGCC
This genomic stretch from Candidatus Paceibacterota bacterium harbors:
- a CDS encoding glutaredoxin family protein — protein: MKKITIYSTPTCTYCKMAKELLTEKGIPFESVDVQADIARRKEMIEKSGQMGVPVIDIDGEIMVGFDRDQLLAKAQG